One segment of Brevinematales bacterium DNA contains the following:
- a CDS encoding flagellar basal body P-ring protein FlgI, whose product MRGLLIAGLIVFITGGLFAESVPLKNIISIEGMQVNPVLGYGIVVGLKGTGDSTSGSQTKEVLSIIANNFGFFVDPALLKPKNSAIVLVSAQLPPFSPVGSQIDVSVASVYDAKSLEGGELIITPLLGGDNQIYAIAQGRLMVDNGSKSVTGIVPLGGIVQSEIFHQITDTNGQITIYINEKLGMGAVSKAKEAIQKKFPDAVTKVQNYKIKMKIPSGMEVYDFIFELNKLSVDIDQEPRVLIDAKQGVIVSGGNVVITEAAVSFKGTKVQIGGSAWGGSSGGQNAQAVQVMKTSTTVSELADGLNKLGASTDEIITILQLLYKNGNLKGKLEIQ is encoded by the coding sequence ATGCGCGGTTTATTGATAGCGGGGCTGATCGTTTTTATTACCGGCGGGCTTTTCGCGGAAAGCGTGCCGCTGAAGAATATTATTTCCATCGAGGGGATGCAGGTCAACCCCGTGCTCGGCTACGGTATCGTAGTCGGACTGAAGGGGACGGGCGACAGCACCTCCGGGTCGCAGACCAAGGAAGTCCTGTCGATTATCGCGAACAACTTCGGGTTTTTTGTCGACCCCGCGCTCCTGAAGCCGAAAAACTCCGCTATCGTGCTGGTCAGCGCGCAGCTTCCTCCGTTCTCGCCGGTCGGAAGCCAGATCGACGTCAGCGTCGCCTCCGTGTACGACGCGAAATCCCTAGAGGGCGGCGAGCTGATTATCACTCCCCTGCTCGGCGGGGATAACCAGATTTACGCGATCGCGCAGGGCAGGCTGATGGTCGACAACGGCTCGAAGAGCGTCACCGGCATCGTGCCGCTCGGGGGCATCGTACAATCGGAGATATTCCACCAGATCACCGATACCAACGGGCAGATCACCATTTATATCAACGAGAAGCTCGGGATGGGCGCAGTCAGTAAGGCCAAGGAAGCGATCCAGAAGAAATTTCCCGACGCGGTCACGAAGGTGCAGAATTACAAGATCAAGATGAAGATTCCCTCCGGGATGGAAGTGTACGACTTTATTTTCGAACTGAATAAACTGTCGGTGGATATCGACCAGGAGCCGAGGGTGCTGATCGACGCGAAGCAGGGCGTGATCGTATCCGGCGGGAATGTCGTGATTACCGAGGCGGCGGTATCGTTCAAAGGGACGAAGGTACAGATCGGCGGCTCCGCTTGGGGCGGTTCGTCCGGCGGGCAGAACGCACAGGCGGTGCAGGTGATGAAGACAAGCACGACCGTATCGGAACTTGCGGACGGGTTGAATAAGCTCGGGGCGAGCACCGATGAAATTATCACTATTCTCCAGTTACTCTATAAAAATGGCAACCTGAAGGGAAAGCTCGAAATCCAGTAA
- a CDS encoding VWA domain-containing protein, with product MHLANRDIWMWILAAVLALTGLIVWSFLRRRSIVKRVFSEGQRASLLSNFSPGARLFRTIILGLSLFFLGLAILDPRWGSQAVEREMSGIDIVFLMDISASMDTEDVPGSRLEYAKQLSQQLMSLLAGNRIGVAGYAGFGFKVIPLTADINAAILFLNELSTSMIDIQGSNLEDGLKTAMELFDKQALTHRAIVVFTDGEDYEFSPLDQAKEAKQSGVRIYTVGVGTPEGAKVPILDQYGAVEEYMMEGGKPVVSRLNEALLKQVAQETGALYAPGTEDGILQIAKSLGELQKSKFGSNIYEFMEPQYQYFLMAAVLLLLIYILMPDRKLNTRKPAIPLAALALAMLLPIGGYASDASEGAKAYKKNDYPKALQFFQKAITADPKNDLLRYNEANTYYQMKQYAPAMTGYLSLTNSKNTDAQAKAFYNLGNAFAAQKDYKNALLSYKYVLDHADPKSEVFQRALKNFVFLKQKFPPQQQKDDQKDKKDNKDQKDQQNKDKNKDQKDNQDKKEPQNQDKQNQQQQAQQQKPISPTDIENLLNLIEEEEKKHLTDKEKPTGKLVYPKIKY from the coding sequence ATGCATCTAGCGAACAGGGATATATGGATGTGGATTTTGGCGGCGGTACTCGCGCTCACAGGCCTGATCGTATGGAGTTTCCTGCGGCGGCGGAGTATCGTGAAACGGGTATTTTCCGAGGGTCAGCGGGCGTCCCTGCTGTCGAATTTCAGCCCCGGCGCGCGCCTGTTCCGAACGATTATCCTCGGACTGTCGCTCTTTTTCCTCGGCCTCGCGATACTCGACCCACGCTGGGGTTCGCAGGCGGTCGAGCGCGAAATGTCCGGCATCGACATCGTGTTCCTGATGGATATCTCCGCCAGTATGGATACCGAGGACGTCCCCGGGAGCCGTCTGGAGTACGCGAAACAACTCTCCCAGCAGTTGATGAGTCTGCTCGCGGGCAACCGTATCGGGGTCGCCGGGTACGCCGGATTCGGGTTTAAGGTCATCCCGCTGACCGCCGATATCAACGCGGCTATTCTGTTCCTGAACGAACTTTCCACATCGATGATCGATATACAGGGTTCCAACCTCGAGGACGGCCTCAAGACCGCGATGGAGCTGTTCGATAAACAGGCGCTGACCCACCGCGCGATTGTGGTGTTCACCGACGGGGAGGATTACGAATTCTCGCCGCTCGATCAGGCGAAGGAAGCCAAGCAGTCGGGAGTGCGTATATACACGGTCGGGGTCGGCACCCCCGAGGGGGCTAAAGTCCCGATACTCGACCAGTACGGCGCGGTGGAGGAGTATATGATGGAGGGCGGCAAACCGGTCGTGTCCCGCCTGAACGAGGCGCTGCTGAAACAGGTGGCGCAGGAGACCGGCGCGCTCTACGCCCCCGGTACCGAGGACGGGATACTTCAGATCGCGAAGAGTCTCGGCGAGCTCCAGAAGTCCAAGTTCGGCAGCAATATCTACGAGTTCATGGAGCCCCAGTACCAGTACTTCCTGATGGCCGCGGTGCTCCTTCTCCTGATCTATATCCTGATGCCCGACCGGAAGCTGAACACCCGTAAACCCGCGATACCCCTCGCGGCGCTCGCGCTGGCGATGCTTCTACCAATCGGCGGATATGCGTCGGACGCGTCCGAAGGAGCTAAGGCGTACAAGAAGAACGACTATCCGAAGGCGCTCCAGTTCTTCCAGAAGGCGATCACCGCCGACCCGAAGAACGACCTCCTGCGTTATAACGAGGCAAACACTTATTACCAGATGAAGCAGTACGCGCCCGCGATGACGGGGTATCTTTCGCTGACGAACTCGAAGAATACCGACGCGCAGGCTAAGGCGTTCTATAACCTCGGTAACGCGTTCGCCGCGCAGAAGGACTATAAAAACGCGCTCCTTTCCTATAAGTACGTCCTCGACCACGCCGACCCGAAGTCGGAGGTATTCCAGCGCGCGCTGAAAAACTTCGTGTTCCTGAAGCAGAAGTTCCCGCCCCAGCAGCAGAAAGACGATCAGAAGGACAAGAAAGACAATAAGGATCAGAAGGATCAGCAGAATAAGGACAAGAATAAAGACCAGAAGGATAATCAGGACAAGAAAGAACCGCAGAACCAGGATAAGCAGAATCAGCAGCAGCAGGCGCAGCAGCAGAAGCCCATTTCCCCGACCGATATCGAGAACCTGCTGAACCTGATCGAGGAAGAGGAAAAGAAGCATCTGACGGACAAGGAGAAGCCTACGGGGAAGCTGGTTTATCCTAAGATAAAGTATTGA